From Solidesulfovibrio carbinoliphilus subsp. oakridgensis, the proteins below share one genomic window:
- a CDS encoding YceI family protein, producing MKTVLPALLILAALGLAPCPAPAQAADPQPGADAAKAAAPPAPVVDGVTLDTPHLSTTFWIRHILAPVAGRFDQAAGTIDLPAKSPDKGHVRFTVKTESVDTGVAARDTHLRTAEFLDTAVYPEMTFVSDRIVAGPKGVYNVTGKLTIKDVTRTVTIPVRALGTKPSPMTPCVDVSGYEASLSLNRLEYHVGTGKYFKMGVVGDTVDIRLAGETLGQRPNCVPPPHPQQ from the coding sequence ATGAAAACCGTCCTGCCAGCACTTCTCATCCTGGCCGCCCTCGGCCTCGCCCCCTGCCCCGCTCCGGCCCAGGCGGCCGATCCCCAGCCCGGGGCCGACGCCGCCAAGGCGGCCGCGCCGCCGGCTCCGGTCGTGGACGGCGTCACCCTCGACACGCCCCACCTCTCGACCACCTTCTGGATCCGCCACATCCTGGCCCCGGTGGCCGGACGCTTCGACCAGGCCGCCGGCACCATCGACCTCCCGGCCAAGTCGCCGGACAAGGGCCACGTCCGCTTCACCGTCAAGACCGAAAGCGTGGACACCGGCGTGGCCGCCCGCGACACCCACCTGCGCACCGCCGAATTCCTCGACACCGCCGTTTATCCGGAAATGACCTTCGTCAGCGACCGGATCGTGGCCGGTCCCAAGGGCGTCTACAACGTCACCGGCAAGCTGACCATCAAGGACGTGACCAGGACCGTCACCATCCCGGTCCGCGCCCTGGGCACCAAGCCCAGCCCCATGACGCCCTGCGTCGACGTCTCGGGCTACGAAGCCTCGCTCTCGCTCAACCGCCTCGAATACCACGTCGGCACCGGCAAGTACTTCAAGATGGGAGTCGTCGGCGACACCGTCGACATCCGCCTCGCCGGCGAAACCCTCGGCCAGCGGCCCAATTGCGTGCCGCCGCCCCACCCGCAGCAGTAA
- a CDS encoding integrase core domain-containing protein has translation MPWKKVNPMEERARFIVELSQRRESFAALCRKYGISRETGYKWLRRYQAGEGLGERSRVARHCPHKTPDAVVTLLLALRQENPYWGPKKLVRLLQDVHGIEYPPAKSTAGDILKRHGLITATKAKRRQSGGRLRREDLRQPKQANDVWSADYKGWFRLEDRSICHPLTISDIFSRYVLGCYVFPTQTLERTKEAMRRVFMRYGLPRAIRVDNGTPFGSTGIAGLTGLSVWWLQLGIVVDFIAPGKPEQNGCHERMHRTLKLEATIPPSANLREQQERLESWRERFNSHRPHEALDQATPASIYRPSSRRLPRNEPCFEYPSSFESRTVRRDGMFNWEGRQIFLGEAFAKCRIGLTRNYDDRWLVYLGEHLLGGFCPKDPKRVVPVRSLIS, from the coding sequence ATGCCCTGGAAAAAGGTCAATCCGATGGAAGAACGCGCCCGGTTCATTGTGGAGTTGTCGCAGCGACGGGAATCATTTGCAGCCTTGTGCCGCAAGTATGGGATCAGTCGCGAAACGGGTTACAAGTGGCTGCGCCGCTATCAGGCAGGGGAAGGGCTTGGGGAACGAAGCCGCGTTGCCCGGCATTGCCCGCACAAAACACCTGATGCAGTCGTCACGTTATTACTCGCATTGCGACAGGAGAATCCCTACTGGGGTCCCAAAAAGCTCGTCAGGCTTCTGCAAGATGTGCACGGCATAGAGTACCCACCGGCCAAAAGTACAGCCGGCGACATTTTGAAACGGCACGGATTGATCACCGCCACAAAAGCAAAGCGCCGTCAGTCAGGAGGCCGGTTGCGGCGAGAGGATCTCCGGCAGCCCAAACAGGCAAATGATGTTTGGAGTGCGGATTACAAGGGCTGGTTTCGCCTGGAGGACAGGAGCATTTGCCATCCTTTGACAATCAGTGACATCTTTAGCCGCTATGTCTTAGGGTGTTACGTCTTTCCTACGCAGACGCTTGAACGAACAAAAGAGGCGATGCGGCGGGTGTTTATGCGATACGGCCTGCCACGCGCCATCCGCGTGGACAATGGGACTCCGTTTGGTTCGACCGGGATCGCAGGTTTGACCGGCTTAAGCGTCTGGTGGCTCCAGCTGGGTATTGTCGTGGACTTCATCGCGCCTGGAAAGCCCGAGCAAAATGGCTGCCACGAAAGAATGCATCGGACCTTGAAACTGGAAGCCACTATCCCGCCTTCGGCGAATCTGCGGGAGCAACAAGAACGATTGGAGTCCTGGCGGGAGCGATTTAATAGCCATCGTCCCCATGAAGCACTTGATCAGGCCACGCCGGCTTCAATCTACCGGCCTTCGTCCCGGCGGCTGCCTCGAAACGAACCATGCTTTGAGTATCCCTCCTCTTTCGAAAGTCGGACGGTTCGCCGGGATGGGATGTTCAACTGGGAAGGCAGGCAGATTTTTCTCGGCGAGGCATTTGCGAAATGTCGCATCGGCCTGACCAGAAATTATGATGATCGTTGGCTGGTTTATCTTGGAGAGCACCTGCTCGGCGGGTTTTGCCCCAAAGACCCCAAACGGGTGGTTCCGGTTCGATCCCTGATCAGCTAA